In Fimbriimonadaceae bacterium, the genomic window GACGATGCTGCCGTCGAACCGGATCAGGGGATGATAGAAGCGAGCCGCTGCGCGGGCGTCGCCGGTCAAGTAATGGGCGATCAGGGAGCGGCGAAAGCGGTCTGGCGACCGGTTAGGGCCGCTGCCATGGATCAGGCTGCCATGGAAAAAAAGCACATCTCCCGCCTTCATCAGGACCGGCTCGGGCGTATAACCCTCCGGCACTGGGATGGTTTGCGACGTGAAGCTTTGCGTCGTGTCGGCCGGGATGTGGCAGAGGAGCGGCAGCTCGTGGGAACCTGGAACGACCTGCAGGCATCCATTCTCCTCGTCGCAATCGTCGATCGCAAGCCAAGCCGCAACGCAGGTTCCGGGCTCGGCTCGAAGATAGTGCTGGTCCTGGTGCAGCGCTTGTCCGCGTCCTCCCGGAGGCTTGAAATAGAACATCGTTTGCGCGCCAACGGGCTCTTCATCCAGGAAGCCGATCATGATGTCGCGTAGCCGCAAATCCAGTAGGAAGCTTAGGCTCAGCGAATCGGTGCGGTGGGGATGGATGATGCGAGGATATTGGGCGAGCGGGTCGCGGCCGGAGGGGTCGACGCGGTCGAAGTCTTCTCGATCGGCCCGGGCGTTCCAGGCCATGAAGTGTTCGCGGATGGCAGCGACCTTTTCCCGGCCATAAACTCCTTTCGCAAGCAGGTATCCACGCTTCTGCCATAGCTCTCGACTCACAGTTCAATAATAACGCAGCCACCGTTGCGGCGACGCCTCGTTGTTTCGGACGCCGGAGGAATAAACTACGGCCAGCCTTATGCGTAAGACCACACTCGGCGTCATCATCGGCAACCGCGGATTCTTTCCCACCCACCTGTGTGATCAGGGAAGGAAGACGATCCTCCAAGTCCTGGGTGAGGAAGGCTTCGATGTCGTCGTCCTTGGTGAAAGCGACAGCCCTTACGGCTCGATCGAATCCCTTGCCGAAGCCCGCAAGTGTGGGGAGTTGTTCGACGCAAATCGCCATCGAATCGACGGCATCCTGGTCACGCTGCCCAATTTTGGCGACGAGCGGGCAGTAGCCAACGCGATTCGGTTCTCCGGACTCGACGTTCCCGTTCTAATTCATGCCTTTGGCGATGATGCAAAGCGAATGACGTTGGCGGATCGACGCGACAGCTTCTGCGGCAAGATGTCGGTCTGTAACAACCTGCGCCAATACGGGATCCCGTATTCGCTGACCACCCTCCACACCGTCGATCCGATGTCCCAGTCGTTTCGAAACGACCTCGGCAAGTTCCGCTCCATTTGCAGCGTCGTCGGTGGTTTGCGCAAGGCAAGAATCGGCGCGATCGGCGCGAGGCCGGCGGCGTTCAATACCGTGCGTTACAGCGAGAAGCTCTTCGAACAGTCGGGGATCACCGTGGAGACGCTCGACCTTTCCGAAGCGCTTGGCTGGGCCAACAAGATGGGCGCCGGCGATGCCCCGGTGCAACAGAAAATCGACCGCATCCGCGCCTATACGTCAACCGATGGCGTGCCCGACGAGAGCCTGAACAAGATGGCCCGGCTGGGTGTGGCGATCGACAACTGGGTGGCAGAGCGCCAGCTGGATGCAACAGCCATTCAGTGCTGGACGGCGCTGGAAGAGTTCTACGGCGTCGTTCCGTGCACGCTGATGTCGATGATGTCGGACTCGTTGATGGCGAGTGCTTGCGAGACGGACGTCGCCGGCACGGTTTCGATGTACGCCCTCAACCTCGCCTCCGGACAACCGTCGGCCCTGCTCGACTGGAATAATAACTTCGGCGACGACCCTGATAAGGCCGTGGTCTTCCACTGTTCCAACCTGCCCAAGTCGGTTTTCGCCGAGCAGAAGATGGACTTCCAGGAGATCATCGCCGGTTCGGTGGGCAAGGAGAGCACCTACGGCACGATCGTGGGCCGGATGAAGGCTGGTCCCTTCACCTTCTGTCGGGTTTCCACCGACGATCTCACGGGAACGATCTGTGCCTATGTGGGAGAGGGAGAAGCGACCAACGACCTGCTGAACACGTTCGGCGGGTTCGGGGTCGTCAGGGTCGAGCGGCTGCAGGATCTGCTGCAGTACATCTGTGAAGCCGGCTTCGAGCACCACGTTGCCGGAAACTATTCCCAGACGGCCGATGCCGTTGCCGAAGCGTTCGACAAGTACCTAGGATGGGATGTGTATCACCACGCCTAGCCCGTCTGCCAACTCTTCCAGTAATTCGGGTCTTCGATCTCCAAGGCTTCCTTCGTCAATCTGAGCGGGTAGTACGTGTCGAGCATGACGGCAAGCTCTTCGGTGCGGGTTGCGCCGAGGGAGGCCTCCACGGCGCCCGGCTGCGGACCGTGGGGGATCCCCAGCGGGTGGATCGTTATCGACCCTTCCTGAATGCCCTTTCGGGAGCCGAACTTGTCGTTGCAGTAATAGAGGATCTCGTCTGAATCGACGTTGCTGTGGTTGTAAGGGATCGGGACCGCTTCGGGATGGAAATCGAGAAGGCGCGGGCAGAACGAGCAAATCACGAAGTTGTGACCTTGGAAGGTCTGGTGGATCGGCGGCGGCATATGGAGCTTGCCGGTGATCGGCGAGAAGTCGTGAATGCTGAAGGCATACGGATACACATAGCCATCCCAGCCGACGATGTCGCACGGATGGAAGCGATAGGTATAGCGGGTTAGGCGGCCCCGCGCCTTGACGTCCACGTAGAAGTCACCCTTCTCATCGTGGGTATTGAGTTCGGTCGGTGGGCGAAAGTCGCGCTCATGGTAGGGAGCGTGCTCGAGCATCTGGCCAAAGTCGTTCCGATAGCGGCGTGGAATTTCGACCGGTCCATGGCTCTCGATTGCGAGCATGTGAACGGGAAGGCTGTCGAATCGAATACGCCAAATCGTGCCGCGCGGAATGATGAGGTAGTCGCCTTGCACGAACGGCACGTCGCCGAACATCGTTTCCAGCGTGCCCTCCCCGTTGTGGATGAAAAGAATCTCATCCATCTCCGCGTTCTTGAAGTAATCCTCCATCTGGTCGGCAACGTGGACCTGGTTCCAAACCACATCGTTATTGCCCATGAGAGGTACGCGACCGCTCACCGCATTGCCCTTGGCAGGCATCTTGCCCGTGAGAAGGTGGCGGTGCCGCAGCGGCTCGGAATCGAGGAATGTCGGTGCGAAAGTCCCCCGGTCCTCCCACCCCTTGACCTCGGTCGGGAGGTTTATGTGGTGCATGATCGTCATCGGTCCGCTAAACCCGTGGGTGCTGAAGAGCTCTTCGGGATAGAGGTTGCCCTCCGGGCTGCGGAATTGGATGTGCCTCGTCTTGGGCAGATTGCCGAGTCGATGGTAACGGGACATGCTGGCGGAAGTTTACTTGGCCGTCCTGGTAGCCTGACAGGGACAAGCGCGGATCGCAACGATTACTTGAGAACGGATGGATGTGACAGAGAGCGTAGCAGGGACTTCAATGGAACTCGCAGCCATCTTGCGGGACGAGGCTATCCGGGTTATCTCGGCGAACAGAAGCGGGTCACGGCCACCTGGGACGGAGAACTTGGCGACGATTGGACTTCGTGTTTTCCGATTGGCGCTGGATCTGGCCCACGCGGGCCACATATCCGACAAGGAGGCCGAAAACCTTATCGCGGCGTCCGCTTCCTTCGCCGGCGAATATCTGCTGGATGCTAATGTGGCAGAAGCGGAGTCGTTGCTCGAACGGACGAAGGTAACCGGCGATCCCACAGCCGTCTTTCACTGTCTGCGAATCCTTGCCGAAAGTCCAAGATTGAGGGCATCAGCTTTAATTCAAATGACATTGCTTGAGCTCGAAGGCGGGCTGCTGGATCGCCGGGATTCGTATTTGATGTGCATATTGAGCGATAGTGAATCAATGCCGATGGGCGTGGAAACGGCTATGGAAGTAGCTCAGCATCTTAGCAACCACGAAGTTAGGTTCTCGACAGCCGAGACGCAACAAGCCGCTGAATTCCTGGTTCGACGTCTGCTGAGATAAGTGGACTACCCAACGTGGATCTCCTGAGGATTGGGTAACGTCTCATTGAAAGCATTGGCTCACTTTTCTGGTGAGCGAAAACGGGGGAAGTCCGGCGAAAGTCCGGCACTGTGCCGCAACGGTTAAAGTCCGAATGCCCGCGATGCGAATGTCGGTTGGATGGCTCACGAGCATGAGCGGACGCGACACGGGCAGCACCCCGGTTGCACCTCCTTATGCCGTTGGCATCCTCGTGGACGAAACGACGGAGGTCGAACGGAATGAAACAACGGGGCTTTACGCTCCTTGAACTGTTGGTTGTAACGGGCATCGTCGCGGTGCTCTCGGGAATGCTCTTTCCGGTCTTCGCCAAGGCCAAAGACACTGCAAAGGCAGCAGAGTGCCTGTCGAATGTGCGACAGGTCGGCGTCGCATGGCACCTCTATGCGAATGACGCGGATGAACGGGCGTGCCTAAGCTACTACTACCTCGATAACTTCTCGCGCGAGATCGCTTGGGATTTCGAGTTGCGTTGGGATGATCCCGAGCGTCCAGAGACAAAACCGGGGCTGTTGGCGCGCTATGCCCGGGAGGGCCGGTTGCACCGGTGCCCGACCTTTCACGGCGAGCGATGGGGACGCCCTCATACGGGGATGGCCTACAACGTGTCATTCATCGGCGGAGACGTCCTCTCCGGTCGGAGGGAGGCGGCGGTGGGGTCGATCGGCGACCCCGCCGGCACCGCGCTATTTGCCGATGCGGGCTTCGGCAATCCGGTGGCGGGACACAACTACCTTCGGTCCCCGAGCGACCCCTTCTTCGGCATTGGAACGGTCCACTTTCGCCACGGTCGCGGGGCAAACGTCGCCTTCGCCGATGGACACACCAAACGATGGAGTCTGCGCTTTTTCGAGAAGGATAGCGAGCCGGGAACCGGCGCCCTCAGTGCGGACGATTCCGCCTACGACCTGGAATAAGGAGATGATTAGTGAATAAATTTGTACTTGGCTTTGGCGCAGCTTTGGTAACGGCTGCTGGATATGGACAGGTTGTCGACTTTGAAGATGTAACGCTTGGTGCGGGGAACTACTACAACGGCAACGACGGCGCCGGCGGCTTCGTCTCCAGAGCGGCCGCTTTCAATAACACTTACGATACGAACTGGGACTTTTGGGGCGGCTGGGCGGCTTCGAGGGTCGTCGACACGACCACCGAGGGTTTTGGAAACCAGTACGCATCGTTCGCCGGCGGTGGTCTTGCAAGCGCGCAATACGGGGTGGCATTCAACTCTTTTCGGGGGGAAGCCGTCGTCGGCCTGCCGGCGGCTCCGGTTGGCCTCTGGCTGTCCAATACAACGTACGCGGCCCTGTCGATGAGGAACGGGGACGGCTTCGCCAAGAAGTTCGGCGGAACGAGCGGTAATGACCCTGACTGGTTCCGGTTGACCATCTTCGGCATGGATGGAGCGGGCCAGCAAACCGGAGCGGAGGAGGTCTATCTGGCGGACTTTCGCTTTGCCGACAATGACCTCGACTACATTCTCGATGAATGGAAATGGGTCGACCTGACCACCTTGGGCAACGCGATCAGGCTGGAATTCCGGCTCGAGTCCAGCGATGTTGGCCAATTCGGCATCAATACTCCGACCTACTTCTCGATCGACGACATCCACTTGGTTCCGGAGCCAATGACTGTCGTTGCGTTGGGTGTTGGTTTCGCCGCCTGCCTGAGGAGGCGGCGATGAGGTTTGTCCTCGCGCTTTTGTCTCTTTCCTCGGTGGCTCGGGCTGCCGGTCCTTACGATGCTCACGGGATCCCTGCCAGCAGCCCCAGCTTCAGAGGGTGGGCGACCGGAGTGGTTCAACTTTCCCGTGGTCCTCAGCGCATCGACGACCCCTTTTCGCCTCCCGCCACCTACGGCGAGGCGAGTTGGGCTCTCGGTGCGCCCGGAGGCACCTACGACGTCGTCAGCCTCGGCGATGGCGGTTCGGTAACCTTATCATTCGATGGGCTTATCGTCGACAGGCCTGGTCCTGACTTCGCCGTGTTCGAAAACGGCTTTTGGTCCGGGGTCCGCGTCTTTGCCGAACTGGCGTTTGTCGAAGTGAGCGCCGACGGGCTTAACTTTGTCCGATTTCCGAGCGTGTCGCTGACTCAGGTCGCGGAACAAGTTCCCGCCTTCGGCACTCTGGAACCGACCGAAATCTATAACCTGGCCGGTAAGCATGGGCAGCTTGAGGGCACTCCCTTCGACCTGAAGGAGGCAGGCCTTCGGTCGGCCCGCTACGTGAGGGTCGTCGACGCGGTCGGTTCGCTCCAGTCGGCTTTCCGCCGGCTGGATTCGCGCGGAATGCCGATCAACGATCCCTGGACCACGCCGTTTTCGACGGGAGGATTCGACCTGGATGCGATTGGCGTGATCCATTCGCTGCGCAAAGGGCCCTGACAGGTCAATCTTTACAAAAAAATCAAGAATGGTTCCAGCCCGGCAATTTTGTCAAGCTGCGGCGTTTTGATTCGGCGAAAACTCTAGGCAATGCGCCGTGCATTCACCTTGATCGAGCTGCTCGTGGTCATCGCCATCATTGCCATTCTGGCCGCCATTCTTTTCCCCGTCTTCTCCCAGGCAAAGGTTGCCTCAAAGAAGACTGCATCCGTCTCCAACCTGCGGCAAATCGGGTTCGCGATCATGATGTATGCGGAGGACAATAGTGGCTACCCGCAGCACAGCAGCCCCTCCTGGTGGAACCCTCGGATCCGATGGACCGATCGGGTTTTTCCGTACGCGAAGTCCGAGGACATCTTCATCGCTCCGAACGCGCCGCTGGACATTTATGGAAAGGTGTGGGCCCACAACCAGCAGAAGAAGTACGGAGGCTATGGCTTCAACTTCCAGTACCTTGGTAACGCGCGGGAGCTGCTGCCCCTGCTACCCTTCACGGCCCGCGATACAGATGTCGAAAGGGTTGCCCAGACCGTTGTGGTTGCCGATACACGCGGCGTCCGCCGCGACAACGGCTCAGTCAGTGGCGGCGAGTACGTGATCGATCCCCCGTTGCCGAGCGAGCGGGGTAGCGGCAAGACGAGCGGTTACTACGGCGACGGGAGCGAGTGTGGTTCGGGGGCGACCGGCTGTCGATCCACGCCCGACGAGCGGCATGCTCGACGGGTCGCCATCGCCTACGCCGACGGCCACGCCGGCACCATGGCGCTGGCCAGAATGGACGACTTCAACGGCGATGGCCGACCCGATAACGGATGGTGGAACGGGCACGCGGACGCGGAACGAAGGTAGCGGCGGTCGTCTCGTTATCTCCGCGTCGAAAGGTAGGCGAACAGGGCCACAAGGCCCAGCAGCGCGTACTGTATCAGCCGTGTTGTGGCTGGGGTCCAGAGGTCATCTAGCCGGAAAACGTACGAAGCAACGACTGTAAGGATGGTTACTCCCAGGGCGATCCATGTCCAACTCGATTTTCCTCTTCTGTTCGCTGTTTCGTTCTCCGAAAACCGGTCGATGAGGTGATCCACGATAGCCTTCGGGGGACGCGGATTACCCAATCCGGGCGCCACCAGCGACCACACAACCAGACTCAAGCCGTGCTTGCCTTCTGCGGTTCCCAGGAGCCGAATCTTCGCGGTGTGTTCCGGGAACGACTCCAGTGCCTGAGCGGCCGTGTCGGACAGCAGCACGTGACCGGAATCGCCCACGTCCATGATTCGCTTGGCCCGTATCATCGCATCCCCGACGATGTCGATGCGACCGTTGATGTCTCGGACGACGTGTCCGGGGCCGCAATGAATACCCATTCGGAGCTTTAGGGTCGGGTGGGGGCGAATCGCACGATCGATCTCCATCGCGCATTGGAACGGCGCGTCGATTCCGGAGAAGAACACCAGCGCCATGCCATCTCCTACCGGCCTGCACACCAGGTTATTTTGGTCGGTCGCTGCTCGAAAGGATTCGGTGTTGCTAACGATGCTGTTCAGTTCACTGCTTACGCTTAGCTGCTCCGCTGGCGCTAGTTTGGACGATCCCACGATATCGAGAAAGAGAATGTAGACGTCGGCCGAATCGGCCCGTGAGAGCAGAAGCGCCTGAACGTCAGCGCGTTTGACTCTGGGGTACATCGCCAAAAACTCGTCGATGCTGTGCCCCTGCATCAGGTGTTCGTCGAGCATCGCGATTGGCACGTGGGTATCGGGAAATCGCTCGACCCCCTCGTTTCCTCTCTGAAAGATGGAAGGCTCGCCGCCGCTCATCGCGCTTGCGCGAATGGTACCTTGCCCCATCCGGCGCAAATCTCTCGGCGTAGGACCGCGCCGATGGAATCGCTCGCTTAATCCAAGGATCGCGTACGGGAGTTGGCTTAACGAGGGGGCGGAGCTTGCGAAAGCGCAAGCTCCGCCCCCTCAAAGTTTCGGCGTTGTCTAGCCGGGCATGGGTGCCGGCTGTGATTTAGGGCAATTGTTCTTGATTGGCTTCAGAGTCATTAGGTACGCGAAGATCGCCTTGATGTCCTCGGAGGTGAGGTGCTTGTAAGCGTGCATCGGCATCGGCGGCAAGACCATCCGGTTTTCCTTCCAGTGCTTTCCGCTTCGCCAGCTTTTCACCAACTCGTCGGCCGTCTTCTTACCGATTCCGGTTTCGCGATCCGGCGTCAGGTTGCCTGCGACAGACAGCCCGAAGGGGCCTGCGAACGCAGTTGCAGTTGGCGCGATCGTGGCTAGGTTGCCCTTCTCCAGCATGGAAGGGTCCCAGGTTGGCAGCGGAGCCCCGGCAGGGTGACCGGAAAATTCGCGTCCCTTGATCGGCTGTCCCTTGTCGTTGTAGGGAGAGTGGCAGTCGCCACAGCCCATGACGGTCACCAAATACTTTCCGCGGGCAACGGCTTTCGAGGGCTTTGCTTTCTCGGTGGGCGTGAAGCCGACAATTGCCGTGCCGAGGACGACGATGCCCAGGGCCATGGCGGCCAGGCGGGTTGCAGAATTCCTTCTCATCTCAATCGGCTACCTTACCCAACCGGAACGTGCCGTTCGGTTTCCGTCATCTCGCTCCAGTTCTCGCCGAGCTTGGCGTCGACCTCTACGGGCACGGAGAGCGGCAGGGCTTGCTCCATCAACTCCCGAATCGGCTCGATGTCCCGCTCGTCCCGCTCCGGCATTTCAAAAAGGAGCTCGTCGTGCACCTGCAGCAGCATCGACGTATGG contains:
- the fdhC gene encoding Fructose dehydrogenase cytochrome subunit: MALGIVVLGTAIVGFTPTEKAKPSKAVARGKYLVTVMGCGDCHSPYNDKGQPIKGREFSGHPAGAPLPTWDPSMLEKGNLATIAPTATAFAGPFGLSVAGNLTPDRETGIGKKTADELVKSWRSGKHWKENRMVLPPMPMHAYKHLTSEDIKAIFAYLMTLKPIKNNCPKSQPAPMPG
- the hmgA gene encoding Homogentisate 1,2-dioxygenase translates to MSRYHRLGNLPKTRHIQFRSPEGNLYPEELFSTHGFSGPMTIMHHINLPTEVKGWEDRGTFAPTFLDSEPLRHRHLLTGKMPAKGNAVSGRVPLMGNNDVVWNQVHVADQMEDYFKNAEMDEILFIHNGEGTLETMFGDVPFVQGDYLIIPRGTIWRIRFDSLPVHMLAIESHGPVEIPRRYRNDFGQMLEHAPYHERDFRPPTELNTHDEKGDFYVDVKARGRLTRYTYRFHPCDIVGWDGYVYPYAFSIHDFSPITGKLHMPPPIHQTFQGHNFVICSFCPRLLDFHPEAVPIPYNHSNVDSDEILYYCNDKFGSRKGIQEGSITIHPLGIPHGPQPGAVEASLGATRTEELAVMLDTYYPLRLTKEALEIEDPNYWKSWQTG